Below is a genomic region from Flavobacterium ginsengisoli.
TTTGTATAAAAGTAAAAATCCTGTTGAAGGTTTATCGGTCATGAGAATTTTGTTTAACTCATCAACGATTCTTTCACCAGAAATAATTTTAATGCGATCAGCATTTTTGGTGATGGCATTTAGTGAATTTTCTTCAATTTCAAAATTCAATTGATTAGCAAAACGAATGGCGCGCAACATTCGCAAAGGATCATCAGAATAGGTAATATCTGGATCTAAAGGCGTTTTGATTGTTTTATTTTCTAAATCGGTTAATCCGTCAAACGGATCTAAAAGATCTCCGAAATTATTCTCGTTTAATGATAAAGCCAATGCATTGATGGTAAAATCACGACGATTTTGGTCGTCTTGCAAAGTTCCATTTTCTACAATAGGATTTCGACTGTCTCGGGTATAAGATTCTTTTCGTGCGCCAACAAATTCAATATCGGTATCTTCAAAACGAAGCATTGCAGTTCCGTAAGTTTTAAAAACCTGAACTTTTGGTTTGTTCGGCAGTAACTCTGAAACTTTAAGAGCCAATTCGATGCCGCTTCCAACTGCAACAACATCAATGTCTTTTTTAGAACCTCGGTTTAAAAGCAAATCACGAACAAATCCGCCGATTACATAAGAGTCAACTTTTAATTCCTGAGAAGCTTTCGAAATAATATCGAAGATTTTGTTTTGTAAAGCAGTTTTATAGTTTGTTTGTATCGCCACGAATTCACTAATTATTGAGTAAAAATGCAATTTCAAATTTCTAAGAAATGAAATGCATGCAAATTTACAACATAGAAAATGCCTATTATAATCTAGAGCTCACTTTTTTGAACAATTTCACATTTTGTCGTGCAGAATTTTATTAAAATGAGAATGGTTGCCACGAATTGCACGAATTTCCACGAATTTATTTTTCTGCCACAGATTAAAAGGATTAAAAAAGATTTTTAATTAGTGAAAATTTGTGCAATTGCTTCGCCTGTTCGCTATCGCTCGGGTCGTGGCAGAAAAAATAGTAATAGATTAAGAAAATCTGTGTAAATCATTTTAATCTGTGGCAAAAAAATATAACAATTTGCGCAAAAGAATAATTCGTGGAAATTTGTGCAATTAGTGGCAGAAAAAAATCTATACCCCAATAAAACAAATCAATTGCGATAATCTGTTTTTAGAAATTCAATTTGTATTTTTGAATCATAGAAAAAAGCACACATGAAAATTGTTATATCTCCAGCGAAATCATTGAATTTCGAAAAAGAATTACCAACATCTCAATATACAGAACCTTCATTCTTAAAAGAAGCAAGAGTGGTTCATAAAGTAGTAAAAACAAAAAAGCCTTCTGAATTATCAGAACTAATGTCAATCTCAGACAAATTAGCCGATTTAAATTGGAAACGTAATCAGGATTGGAAAACACCTTTCACTCCAGAAAATGCACGTCCTGCAGTTTATACTTTTGATGGAGATGTTTATACAGGTTTAGACGCTTATACAATTCCCTTAGAAAAATTAGATGTTCTGCAAGATAAATTAAGAATTTTATCTGGACTTTACGGTCTTTTAAAACCGCTTGATTTAATGCAAGCTTACCGTCTAGAAATGGGAACTAAAATGCCCGTTGGCGAATCTAAAAATTTACATGATTTCTGGAAACCAACGGTTACAAAAGCTTTAAACAAAGAATTGAAAAAAGGCGAATTATTTGTGAATTTAGCCAGTAATGAATATTTCTCGGCTGTTGATGTAAAAGCTCTGAAAGTTCCTGTAATTACTCCAGATTTTAAAGATTACAAAGACGGAAAACTAAAAATGATTAGTTTCTTTGCCAAAAAGGCTAGGGGAATGATGGTGCGTTATATTATTGATACTAATGCTGAAACTATAGATGATTTAAAAGGTTTTAATTACGAAGGGTATCAGTTTGACGCAAATCTTTCTAAGGGAAATCATTTAGTTTTTACAAGATAACTTTTTTTAAAGATTCTAAGGTTCTAAGTTGCTAAGATTCTGAGTTTTTTAACTCCTCTTTAAAATAAATTCTTTGGTAAATAAGAATAAAAAACAACGCCGAATTCAACTAAGAATTCGGCGTTTATGCGTATTATAAATCTATTATCATTAATGCATTGCGTCGGCTGCACTAATTTTGTTCTTCCCTTTTTTAATAAAGAGAATAATCGGTATGCAACATAAAAACATAATTCCTAGATAAAGAAAGATGTCCATATAAGCCATTACAGTACTTTGTTTCATTACTGAATATTCTATGGCTTGATACGCTTTTTTCAAGGCAACATCCGCACTATATCCTTTTGCCATAAATGCGTGCTGCATTCCTGCAATGCGCTGCTGCACGTCAAACTTAGCAGGATCTAGGTTATTAATTAAATCGACTCTATGAGACTGGCTAAAACGAGTGATAAAAGTAGTAATAATTGCAATACCAAAAGATCCGCCTAATTGACGCATCATTCCTGTAAATGCAGCTCCTTCACCAATTTGTTTTCCTTTTAAAGTAGAAAGAGAAAGAGTTGTAATAGGCACGAAAAGTAATCCTAAACCAATTCCTCTTAAAATTAAAGGCCAATACATATGTTCAACTCCTGTATCTGGTGTCATTCGGCTATACATCATAAAGGTAAAGAAGAAGAAAATCAAAAATCCTACTCCAACCATATAACCCTGTGGTACACCTTTCTGAATCATATTTCCAACAAATGGCATCATGAATGCTGTTGTAATAGATCCTGGAATTAATAATAAACCTGCATCAGTTGCAGTCCAACCTAAAATAGATTGCGTATAAATCGGGATAATCAATGTTGAACCGTATAAACCAAAACCAAGAATAAAACACATTATGGTTCCAATTCTTAAGTTTCCATCTTTTAGAACACTTAAGTTCACGATTGGATATTTATAAGTAAGCTCTCTCCATATAAATAAAACCAATCCAAGAACGGTTACAACACTTAAGGTTACGATTAAAGAATCGTTAAACCAATCGTCTTGCTGCCCATGTTCTAGAACGAATTGTAAAGAACCAATAAAGGTACTCAACAAGATTATTCCCCACCAGTCAACCTGATTGGCTTTTAATTTTTCTCCATATTTCGGACTTCTAACGAATGTTAAAGCCAAAATTGTAGCGATAATTCCTAACGGAATATTAATGTAGAAAATATAAGGCCAAGAGTAATTGTCTACTAAATATCCTCCCAAAGGCGGACCTAAAGTTGGACCAACAATTACACCCATTCCGTAAATCGCTTGCGCCATTCCACGTTTTGCTACAGGATAACTTTCTGTAATGATCGTTTGGGCTGTTACTAGAAGTGCTCCACCACCCATACCTTGTACGAATCGGAAGGCTACAAGTTCCCAAATATTTGTGGCGTTACCACACAAAAAAGAACAGACTGTAAATATTATAATGGAAGCCACAAAATAATTACGTCTTCCAAATTGCTGTGATAGCCAGCTCGTCATCGGAATTACAATAACATTCGCAATTGCGTATGCTGTAATTACCCATGCCACATCGGTCAAGGTAGCTCCAAGACTTCCGCGCATGTCTGTCAGCGCTACGTTTACAATCGTTGTATCTACAATTTCCAACAGTGCACAAAGCACTGCTGTAATCGTAATGATAACACGTCTGAAACCGTATTCTACTAAATCGTCGTCTTGTACTGCTGTTGCCATTTATCTTATTTCAAATGTACATCAACGTCAACGTTCATACCTGGTCTTAAAAGTTTTACTTTTTCAGGATCGTTTGATTCGTCTATACTAATTTTTACTGGTAATCTTTGAATTGTTTTTACGAAGTTTCCTGTTGCGTTATCAGGAGGTAATAATGAAAAACGAGATCCTGTAGCAGGAGAAAATGATGTTACAGTTCCTTTGAATTCATAGTTTGGATAAGCATCAACTTTTAAGCTTACTTTTTGTCCCACAACCATTTTGTTTAATTGTGTTTCTTTGAAGTTAGCCACAACCCAAGCTTCGTTATTATTAATAATGTAGAATAAAGATTGTCCTGGCTGCACCAATTGTCCTGGCTGAATATCAACTTTAGAAACCTGACCGTCAATAGCAGCTGTAACTACAGTATAAGAAAGGTTTAAGTGAGCAACATCAAGCATCGTTTTTGCTTTTTTGATATTTGCCAGCTGCAACTTCTGTTTGTTTGTCTGAAACTTTAGATTTTGACTGAATAACAGATTTTTGGTAAGAAGTAGCTTTTTGTTGTTGTTCTAAAACTCGTACTTGGTTTTCTGCTTCTTCTTTTGCTGTTAACGCCTGCTCATATTGTTGTTTTGTAATAGTATGAGTTTTGTACAGGTTATTGTAACGGTTATAATCGTTTGTAAGCTGTCTCAATCTAATTTTTGCACTTTCGATAGAACCGCTTGCAGATCTCATTTGAGCATCTGAAACAGAAATACTTGCATAAGCACTTCCAATATCAGCTTTTGCAGCTTCGTATTGACCTTCAGCTCCTAATAATGCAAGCATTAGCTTCATCAATCTTTAATTGGTAATCTCTCTTATCGATAGTAAATAAAGTATCTCCTTTTTTTACATAATCATTATCTTTCACATAAACTTTGCTAATATATCCTGAAACTCTTGGGATAATTGGATTCATTTTTTTCTCGATCTGAGCATCGTCTGTTTCTTCGTGAGCTTGACCGTGTAAATATTTTGATATTCCGTAAGTTCCTCCCAATAAAACCATTACGGTTAGTATGATGATGAATTTTTTATTTGTCTTTTTCTTTTCCATGAGAGCTATCGATTATATTTTAGAAAGATTGAATGATTGTGATAATTGTCCTGATACTGAAAGTAATTCGTAATATTTTTGAATAATTGTTGCTTTAGATAAAGCAGTTTGAATTTTGGCGTTTAAATGTTCTACATCCGCTTCTACCAAATCATTAGTGTCAGATAAACCGTTGTCAAATTTATCTTTAACTAATCTGTAATTTTCTGCAGCTTGCTGAAGTGCTTCATCATAAACAACACTTTGGTTGATTGCTAAGTCGTAATCTTCAATAGATTTCTGAACTTCAACCTTAATCTTGTCAGTCATAATAGCTTCAGTGTTTTTTATTTCAAGAGCTCTGCTTTCTGCTTCTTTAACATGCACATTGTTTTTTAGAATTCCAGATAAATCATAAGATAATCCGATTCCGAAATTCATAGCATATTTTACAGTAATAATATCTTTTAGATCTAATGCCGTGTAACCACCAAGCAATGAAATCGCTGGGTAATATCCTGCTTTTGCTATTTTAATATTTGCTTCAGAAGCTTTTCCTTGTAATCTAACTGCTTCCAAATCTTTTCTATTTTCTAATGCTATAGCATCAGATGTTGGAGCATTGCTTGTTTTTAAATTAAAGAAATCTTCTTCGTTTACCTGAATTTTTACGCTAGGATCTAATTTAAGCAACGTAGTTAGGTAGTAATTGATATTATTAATGTTATTATTGGCTTCATCAATAGATAATTGTGTTTTAGAAACCAACAACTGTGCTTTTAATAAATCATTTCTCGGAATGATTCCGTTTTTCTCCAACTCTGTAAAATCAGTAACACGTTGTTTTGCGCTTTTTTGGTTTTCATTTAAAACATCTAAAGTTTTTTGCGCTTTGTATAATGCCGTATAATAAGTGATTGTTTTTAAAGCAACATCTTCTTTTGTTTTAGCAAGCATTTGCACTTTCAGCTTCGTACAAATTGTCGTATGCATCGATGCTGCTTTGAATTTTAAATCCAGCAAAAATCGGTAAACTTAAATTTGCCATTCCTAACATAGCTCTGTCAGGAGAAGCTAGAGAAGCGCTTTCGCCTTGAT
It encodes:
- the yaaA gene encoding peroxide stress protein YaaA; the protein is MKIVISPAKSLNFEKELPTSQYTEPSFLKEARVVHKVVKTKKPSELSELMSISDKLADLNWKRNQDWKTPFTPENARPAVYTFDGDVYTGLDAYTIPLEKLDVLQDKLRILSGLYGLLKPLDLMQAYRLEMGTKMPVGESKNLHDFWKPTVTKALNKELKKGELFVNLASNEYFSAVDVKALKVPVITPDFKDYKDGKLKMISFFAKKARGMMVRYIIDTNAETIDDLKGFNYEGYQFDANLSKGNHLVFTR
- a CDS encoding MDR family MFS transporter — encoded protein: MATAVQDDDLVEYGFRRVIITITAVLCALLEIVDTTIVNVALTDMRGSLGATLTDVAWVITAYAIANVIVIPMTSWLSQQFGRRNYFVASIIIFTVCSFLCGNATNIWELVAFRFVQGMGGGALLVTAQTIITESYPVAKRGMAQAIYGMGVIVGPTLGPPLGGYLVDNYSWPYIFYINIPLGIIATILALTFVRSPKYGEKLKANQVDWWGIILLSTFIGSLQFVLEHGQQDDWFNDSLIVTLSVVTVLGLVLFIWRELTYKYPIVNLSVLKDGNLRIGTIMCFILGFGLYGSTLIIPIYTQSILGWTATDAGLLLIPGSITTAFMMPFVGNMIQKGVPQGYMVGVGFLIFFFFTFMMYSRMTPDTGVEHMYWPLILRGIGLGLLFVPITTLSLSTLKGKQIGEGAAFTGMMRQLGGSFGIAIITTFITRFSQSHRVDLINNLDPAKFDVQQRIAGMQHAFMAKGYSADVALKKAYQAIEYSVMKQSTVMAYMDIFLYLGIMFLCCIPIILFIKKGKNKISAADAMH
- a CDS encoding TolC family protein codes for the protein MLAKTKEDVALKTITYYTALYKAQKTLDVLNENQKSAKQRVTDFTELEKNGIIPRNDLLKAQLLVSKTQLSIDEANNNINNINYYLTTLLKLDPSVKIQVNEEDFFNLKTSNAPTSDAIALENRKDLEAVRLQGKASEANIKIAKAGYYPAISLLGGYTALDLKDIITVKYAMNFGIGLSYDLSGILKNNVHVKEAESRALEIKNTEAIMTDKIKVEVQKSIEDYDLAINQSVVYDEALQQAAENYRLVKDKFDNGLSDTNDLVEADVEHLNAKIQTALSKATIIQKYYELLSVSGQLSQSFNLSKI